GATTAGCACTTTGCCCTTCCATTTTGTTTGATTATACAGCTGCTTTGGAGGAGGACAAAAGCAGGCTCAACCCTTTCCTAATACagcacattttctgttctcccctgcccagccatCCTTCCAATGCCACACTTTGCCCATATCCAATCCACTGATGTGGGataaaaagcagcaaggcaGCGGCATCTTTTCTCTCCAGGCTGGTCCTAGCAGCAAAACTATGATGTGAGTAAGGgcagtttctgctttcttcctcactGGGATGCACTCCCAAGCTCCCACCTTCCCTTTGTGTAGCAACAGGACTGGATCTACTCATTGCCTCTTTTGATCATAGAGAGCCCATATTAAGGCTTtaaaaaggagcaggaaaaacaatgaaatgatACGACAAGAGGGAATGAAAGTCATTGTCATCTCCCATCAGCTATCAGTATGCTTTGAAGCATAAGATTTGATTATCCCAGTCATAACAATGCCTAATAATACTGCAGGATAGTAACAAGGCTCATAAATCAgtattaaaagataaaaaccttttaaaagatCCTTTGTTTCCCCCCAAGGAATAAAAAACCAACTGCCAACACCACAAGCTCACCTTTGGTTCTATCTGTTGACTCTTTCCATGTCTCATAGACCATTATGACCGATAGAGGGTCTGCAAGGCAAATTTAGGCCAAAACATCTCCCTTCATGCATAGCATCCTCTGTCTCCAAGGCCATTAAATGATGTCTGTGGTAACACCTGCACAACTCATTTGTGGGTTTATGCAGCTCTAAATGGAGCTATAATGTCACTAGGTTGTTCTCCAGCCTTGGATGAATTGGGTCTACAACCCCTATGAAGAACCGTAAGGTTCAAACAACCAGGACATCACTTGCCACTTTGGATTTTGCAATGGTTTCTATCACATGAACTGTCTCTTCATGTTGAGGAAATTTAGCACGCTGCGAGTGTCACTCATGACATCTACATGAATGGTGTCATGCTGGGAAATCcactctgtttctgtgtccgTTGATTTCGGTCAGTAGTTTTCAGGTTCCCTGCTGACAGTGTTTAAAGCCTATTTCACTGCGTAAAACCAatggttattttttaatccagctTCAGATTCACACTCATTCAgtacaattttttctttaatctttacAATAAACTACGAATTTTAATCAACAACTCAATTGTCtgtctctaaaaaaaaataataattctgttCTCTCTCGCCAGGggaaatcttttttttgccagactgaaacacaggaacCTGCAGCTCTCCTTACAAGGCAAGACGTCAAACTTGCAGAAATGGTTCTGCTATTGCTGTGCTGACCTACCTTTGACACAAGGAGTCTATCAGTTCTGGTTGCCTATGAAAAGTTACATCAGCGGCCATCAAAGATGGCAGTGGGGCTCCTCAGCCTGCGCGACGCAGAGCGCCTGCTGCTTCCCCATCTGCTTGTGCTCATCCATGCCACCACGTCAGGCTGGATGCACTTTCCGTGGGGAAGCTCAAGTGGAAGTGTTCCTCAGAGCGAACGGCTATCGGGGAGGGATAACGCCATTTGCATCGTACCACCAGACTTACTACCCCACAAAGCTGGGCTTTTGATTGTTTGCAACTCGTAGTTTCCCTACGACAACTTTTGTTCCTGAACAGAACTTCTCCGTGTGACTCTGGCTGGGGTGGGTGTTACCAGTTCAACTGCTGGTGGccattttctgtaataaagtATGAAATAGCAGCAGCCAGACTTCAAATTTGGCAGCAAGTTGGAGTCTCCTTCCACTCCTCAACATTTAATTCAAGCTATTTAGCACTGTAACGTGTAATGTATGACCTCTTTGCAAGCCCTAGTTTTACTGCTCATTAGTCTCTGTACCTTGACAAGATTTTCACTGACCCTATGGCTAATAGTCCACTTTTCTTAGAAAGATATCTACCTTCCAGCATGATTGCTTGTCAGTAATGTTAGTTAGATTGGAATGAGAAATCACAGAGTTCAAAGCTATTGAAAATGAGGAGGGGGGTATCTATATCCcggtttttcctttccccaccctgtaatgtaaaaaaaacaaacgggcgctatatatataattttttttttttgctactggTGTACCCACAGCTTGTGACGAGCGTTTGGGTTCTGCTGTGCTAAGACAGCCCTCAGGAACAAACTGCCTAAGCAGTTGTGACAGGCAAAGGAAGCACTTTTAAGTCCTGtttttcagatataaaagcAGACCGTATGGACTTGCCTTGCAATCATGCAGGAAACCAAGGGCAGAACAGCACCTTAAACTCAGGCCTCTGATTGTCAGAGCTGCGTTTTCAGCCCACTCCTGAGCGTCCCTATTTGTCTTTGAACTGGTACACGGGGATATAATACTGCACCAGAGGCGGGCGAGCGCTGGCTCGCAGAGCGATTTCTGCAAAGCAGTTCCAAGCGCACTGAATGCAGAGCTCTCCGAATACTTTGCAGTCAGCTCTGTGCAGCATGTCATCCAGGCGTGGAATTCACTGCCATAAGAGGATGTTGAGGCAAAGGCTGTAGCCGACTTTCTTGAagggttgaaaaccagcctggTTAGTTTAGGCAAAGGGAgcgcctttctttttttgggggggtttagTCTGTACAGGGTCTACAGCTGCTGGGTCCGAGGCTGGGTGCTGATGCTGAGCTGCTAAACTGTCAGACAGAAAATTAGTGGCTGTGATTTTCACCAGGAGAAGACTCTCTCATTTTAGTTAGTGTTTTGATTGTGTTGCCCAGGAGTGGCAGAAGGAGACTTTTCTCTCGCTCAGAACTTCACCAGAAGTTTCTCGCAAACTTTCAGCATATGTGACActcactgggggaaaaaaaaaaagcctatacCAGGCTAGACaggaaatctgtttctttttctttgcacttttGTTTCCACTGGGGTTGGTGAATGCAGCATGTAAAGTAGCTGTGATTACAGCCCAGCTAGGGCTAGAGGATTTTAGAATGGTTTGTACTCTAGCAAAAAACTCCAAACCACcatcaaccccccccccccccgaaacaACAAAACATGGGGATAAataaggggaagggaagaaaagacagcGACCGCCCGTGAGGTCAGGTGATTAAGTATATTTGGATTGCCAAGGTGGTGATCTTAAGTGAAGGTAATGTATTATGCAGTGGAAAGCTAATGAGACCAGGTCTGTTAAACATGGACTTGGTGTTACTTAGCTCTGGAGTGCTTCAAATTACACAGGCCCAGGTTGTATTTGATCACCTCTCCCGCTTTGACGGAGCCAGCGGCAGGCTTTTATATAATGTACACGATCCTATACTGTAGGGAACAATCCTGCACTGGCAGGGGAGGGAAGCTGATGACATAATGGGTCTTCTCCATCTCGAAGTTATGTGATTCATCAATTAAATGAATTCAGTGGGATAAAGCAGCATGAAAGGGCAATTTCCCTCTAATACGCTGCCTGCCGATTAACTCTTCCCTCCCAATTTCACCCACACCGCTCCGCATCCACCCTCCACCCCTACCCCCAGCAAGCTCCGGCTGCCCAGTCCCGGCCACTACCGACCTCACGGTACCGGGGACCAGCACCGGggaccagcaccagcaccacgACCCCGTTCTGTTCGGTACCACGGGGGATCCGGACACTGCAGCCCCCGCCAAGCCCCAAACCCCGGCTGCAGCACCTCCCTCCGGCCGGGATGCAGAAAGCCCCGCACCGCTCCGGTGGGGAaaggggggtccgggggggggtgggggggtttgCAACCTGTCCCGGTCgctcgtgtccccccccctcgccccatCACCTTTCCCCAGGGACCCGCTGGCTGTCTGCAAACCCCTCTTGAGCCTGCATTgcgtctggggggggggggataaagggggggagaaggaggtgggggggtctcggggaggggatttggggggggggagcaacgTGTGTCCCCTCCTCCCTCCGGTCCCGGGtccggtcccccccccccccccccccccccccgctggcCGAGCTGCACCAAAGAGCTCTCGGGTTTCTGCTGATGCTGCAGCGTCAAGAAATGGCTCGAGTTTGCTCCTCGCTCTTCTGCATTCAGCAGCCCTCTCGCTCCTGCCGCACGCGtccagctcctgcctcctcctcctcctcctcttcctcctcctcctcctcctcctcctcctcctcctgctgctgctgctgctgctgccgggacGAGCCAAGCCCGGCTCCGGGGATGCGGCTGCAGGACTGCGGCTCACTTACAGCTCTCCAGCCCCGGCTCCTTTCCCAGCTGGCTTAAGAGAGCAggagagccagcagctctctaGGACTCCTTGATTTTATTTACTAACTCCAGCCTTTCGAAAAAAGGTACTTTGCACTCttttttccacccccaccccccccccccactgcgGTTCTCGGCAGAAACTAATTAAACCCACTCGCCCTTGGTGCAGCCTAAGGCAGCGTATGAATATTTCAGTGTCTCGCAGGCAGCCCTGTAAAGCGATCGCTGTATTATTAAGAGGGGcgcaagaggaggaggaggagggttgAGTTGGCCGCTGcggtttttgttttggtttggtttttttggatgCTGCTGCAAGGCGACTTGACGCATTCCGGCACTGGCTCCTACTCCTAACCAGCGCATCTCCCTGGGAGCAGGTAAGGAAAAACCCCttctcccgccccccccccccccgcgctgtTGGACTCTATTTTGGACAGTTTGGGTCTGGGATGACGAGCTCCCTCCCCTCGTCGGTCTCTCTCTCAGTTGTGTTTAGCTGCTGCGAAGCAAGAGAGGAGATGCTTTGCTCCCCCTCCCCTAATTCCCCCCCGGTTGGTGTGATGAAGTTGTCAGTGCTCAGCTAAGTCTCCACCGCCTTGTGAAGTGGGGAGCGTGGTGGTCAGGAGATTTATCGCAGGAGCTGACCCCGCTGAAGTTGCCTGGGAAGCCCTCCCGACGCGCTCAGGGCACCGCAGGGTCCACATCGGCCCTTTTCTGCCTCGGAGGCCCCGGTGCGTGTCCGGGGCTGCGTGGGAACAAGGCGTAGGGTTCCGCATGTGCTGCCGTAGTGGGCAGAGCGGGATATTCTTGCTGGTGTGAAAGCCAATCCATTGCGCCtgagcgtgtgtgtgtggtggggctCGGGGGCTGGTTTATTATGTTTCTCTCCTCCCTGGCAGCCTCCATCCTGCAAGTGAGCTTTATGCCTTCAAAAGCAGAGtatctccatccctccctccccagcgcACAAGAGGAGAGGACCGGGGcagtgggaaggggggggggggggcaggcgaTGGAAATTTGCTGAGTTGGCATTGCAAGGACTCGCCTCCCAGCCGCCCCGTGATTCATtcgtttatttatttatttatctgtgtgtatgtgtgtgtgtgtgtgcgtgcgtgggTAACTCCGTGACAGCAGCCGCGGCGATGGTCGAGTCGGCGAGAAAAGCGGACGGATCGAGTTAAAGGCAAAAGGAGACGGCTGGGGAGGGGACCCCAGCCTGGGGGTACACTCCATAGACCTTCAGCCTTCCGGCTTGGGGGACAGGACCCCTCACCTTACCTGCCCTCTTCCCCCCCTAAAGGtacttcttccctctttcttcacCCTCCCATCATCCCTGATGCCTCTCCCTTCATCCcacctctcctttccccttttggATATTTCCATCCTTTAGGCTCCTTGTCCAtcccttcctccagctctccATCCCGACTCATCATCTCTCCTGCGGACTctgagctcccccccccccctccccaaactgcCCTGGggctctctgctctcctccatcctcctcccccctcTCAAGTCCCTCTCCCTCActtctcctcccctgcccctggGTCCCCCTTCCCGTGTGCCACCATGACCGTGATGGCTGGAGAGAACATGGATGAGACTTCTGCGCTACCTGGCCACCCCCAGGATAGCTACCAGCCCGCTGCCCACGATGACCATGAGTGCTGTGAGCGCGTAGTGATAAACATTGCTGGACTACGCTTTGAGACGCAGCTGAAGACCTTAGCCCAGTTCCCCAACACTCTGCTGGGCAACCCCAAGAAGCGCATGCGGTACTTTGACCCCTTGCGCAACGAGTACTTCTTTGACCGGAATCGGCCCAGCTTTGATGCCATCCTCTACTACTATCAGTCTGGGGGGCGGCTTCGCCGGCCGGTCAATGTGCCCTTGGACATGTTCTCTGAGGAGATCAAATTTTATGAGCTGGGTGAGGAGGCCATGGAGAAGTTCCGGGAAGATGAAGGATTCATCAAAGATGAGGAGAGACCCTTGCCGGAGGGGGAGTACCAGCGCCAAGTATGGCTCCTCTTTGAGTACCCAGAGAGCTCTGGGCCTGCAAGGGTCATTGCGATAGTCTCTGTCATGGTGATCCTCATCTCCATCGTGATCTTCTGCCTAGAGACGTTACCTGAGCTGAAGGAGGACAAGGAGTATACAGTGCATCGCACTGACAACACCACCCAGGTCTACAAATCCAACATCTTCACAGATCCCTTCTTTGTTGTGGAGACCCTGTGCATCATCTGGTTCTCCTTCGAGCTGGTGGTACGCTTCTTCGCTTGCCCCAGCAAGACTGAATTCTTCAAGAATATCATGAACTTCATTGACATTGTGGCCATCATCCCTTACTTCATCACCCTGGGCACCGAGATGGCCGAGCGGGAGGGGACTCAGAAAGGAGAGCAGGCCACCTCCTTGGCCATCCTGAGAGTCATCAGACTGGTAAGAGTCTTTCGAATCTTCAAACTCTCCCGGCACTCTAAGGGCCTCCAGATTTTGGGACAGACCCTCAAAGCGAGTATGAGAGAGCTAGGTTTACtaatcttcttcctcttcattgGGGTGATCTTGTTCTCTAGTGCGGTGTATTTTGCTGAGGCTGAAGAACCTGAGTCTCATTTCACAAGTATCCCTGATGCTTTCTGGTGGGCGGTGGTATCCATGACCACTGTGGGCTATGGTGACATGTACCCTGTGACAATTGGAGGCAAAATCGTAGGCTCCTTGTGTGCCATCGCTGGTGTGCTGACAATTGCCCTGCCTGTACCTGTCATCGTGTCCAACTTCAACTACTTCTACCACCGAGAAACAGAAGGGGAAGAACAGGCTCAGTTACTTCACGTTAGCTCCCCTAATTTAGCATCTGACAGTGATCTCAGTCGCCGCAGCTCCTCCACAATCAGCAAATCTGAGTACATGGAAATCGAAGAGGATATGAATAATAGCATAGACAATTTTAGAGAGGCTAATCTCAGAACTGGCAACTGCACTGTAGCCAACCAAAACTGCGTTAACAAAAGCAAGCTGCTGACTGATgtgtaaacaaaaaaaccaaaatccccACTCACAGCTTGAAGACTTTAGTGACACAGTCACACTTTGTAGATGCTTTACTGATAGTCTTTGAATGCTTTATTTACCTCGTAAATGCATTGTTGCATTGCGAATTTTTGCTCAGCGATAAAGAAGCTTCCAGGATCCATGAAAGAtaaggttttgtttatttttaaaaagcattttccgCCTGGTAAACGATAACCGTTTGAACTAGTTTAGTTTTAAGCTGTATAACGCTAGACCTAAACTTTTCCTCTcccatctctcttttttttttttttttttttctggttgatGAAGTTAACTTAAACTCAGCAAGACAGTTTTTAGAGCTATAAAGCATATGCATGGATTCcagtaaaaatattctgcaaaacTGCACAGTTGCAAGAAAGTGCAtcagataataataataattaaaaaaaaaaagattagcaaAAACCTGCAGCAAGCATTTGCCATGGTTTTTATGAAGGAGCGCAAACTTTCCTTCCACCCCCTATGTGAAAGATTCCATTCTTCCAATCTACAGATCCACACAGCACCTTATTAAAAACATACTTAAGCCTGGTCTCTTTTGCTGTCCATAGAAGAACTGTTCTAAAAGGAatataagaaacaaaactgaagacaaAACATCTGCAATGCTGCTAAGTTCTCTTACGTGCAGATGATTTAaacacactttttcttttccctgcccaGAACTGGATACAAAACTTTAAGCCCCTCTGTTGCAAGATAGCACAATAGAGTTTAATATAAGCATGTTTGAATTTGatactatttattttataatcGCATGCCTGAAACGTTACCTCAGACAATAGCGGATAAGCTTTCGTTTGAACTGAATCTTCTAAAAATAGGTCCtttatctctcttttttcttttcttttctttttctttttgatttgcATTCACCAGAAGTGCACTCCTTAATTTATTAAATCGTTGACTAGTAATTTAAAGTACTGTATTTAAGTGCGTATGTTAGTCAAATGGGAACAATAACTTTTGGAGATCAAAGCATGTTCAAATATTCAGCATTATGGCCTATTTGATTAAGGTGTAACTTGAATTAATGCATGAattcagtaataataataataataatgataacaataataataataacaataaaaacaaaataaaaaaaagtgcttgATAGACTGAGGGCCTGAATGAACTGATTAGAGAAACCTGATTGTTTTCCTGCATTGCTCAGGGAACTGTGTTGGCTTTTGTCCAGGCGTTGTCGGAAAGACACATATCCCATCCCTTAAAGGGAAAGCTATATGGAAAATTAAGAAGTCAAGTTATACATAGCAACACCTAAAACCTAGTATCCTTTATAGCTGAAAGGTGCAGATGCATGCTTTTTGGTGCATTCTCAGAATGTAAATGAAACTTATCTATTATATGCATCCAAATTGCAGCAGCTGGTTTCTTTTGCAGTCATTAGTTGAGACTTTTTTGTATTCCCCTAAAACTCACTGAAGAGACTCAACAGATTGATTTAGATAGTTGCGCAGTGCCTTTATCTCACATCCCCTAAATTGCTGAAAGTGCCTCCAGGAACCGAGCTGATCAGAGATAGTGAAGGAAAGGGCAAGGCACCAACCCCCTGTCAGGACAGTCTGTGCTGCCTCCTGGCACGGCACAGAAGGTggtagagaaagaaagaaagagcgAGTGTG
The nucleotide sequence above comes from Buteo buteo chromosome 19, bButBut1.hap1.1, whole genome shotgun sequence. Encoded proteins:
- the LOC142041858 gene encoding potassium voltage-gated channel subfamily A member 1; amino-acid sequence: MTVMAGENMDETSALPGHPQDSYQPAAHDDHECCERVVINIAGLRFETQLKTLAQFPNTLLGNPKKRMRYFDPLRNEYFFDRNRPSFDAILYYYQSGGRLRRPVNVPLDMFSEEIKFYELGEEAMEKFREDEGFIKDEERPLPEGEYQRQVWLLFEYPESSGPARVIAIVSVMVILISIVIFCLETLPELKEDKEYTVHRTDNTTQVYKSNIFTDPFFVVETLCIIWFSFELVVRFFACPSKTEFFKNIMNFIDIVAIIPYFITLGTEMAEREGTQKGEQATSLAILRVIRLVRVFRIFKLSRHSKGLQILGQTLKASMRELGLLIFFLFIGVILFSSAVYFAEAEEPESHFTSIPDAFWWAVVSMTTVGYGDMYPVTIGGKIVGSLCAIAGVLTIALPVPVIVSNFNYFYHRETEGEEQAQLLHVSSPNLASDSDLSRRSSSTISKSEYMEIEEDMNNSIDNFREANLRTGNCTVANQNCVNKSKLLTDV